The following are encoded together in the Callithrix jacchus isolate 240 chromosome 19, calJac240_pri, whole genome shotgun sequence genome:
- the C19H1orf74 gene encoding UPF0739 protein C1orf74 homolog: protein MLLLDVMSSPSPQLLVAAAQQTLGLGKRRSPPQAICLHLAGEVLAVARGLKPAVLYDCNCAGASELQSYLEELQGLGFLTCGLHILEIGENSLIVSPEHVCQRLEQVLLGTIAFVDVSGCQPHPCVCSLDQLQDLKALVAEIIIHLQGLQRDLSLAVSHSRLHSSDWNLCTVFGILLGYPVPYTFHLNQGDDNCLALTPLRVFTARISWLLGQPPILLYSFSIPESLFPGLRYILNTWEKDLRTRFRTQNDFADLSISSEIVTLPAVAL from the coding sequence ATGTTGCTTCTAGATGTCATGTCATCACCGAGCCCTCAGCTGCTGGTGGCAGCTGCTCAGCAGACCCTTGGCCTGGGAAAGAGACGGAGTCCACCCCAAGCCATTTGCCTTCACTTAGCTGGAGAGGTGCTGGCTGTGGCCCGGGGACTGAAGCCAGCTGTGCTCTATGATTGCAACTGTGCAGGGGCATCAGAGCTCCAAAGCTATCTGGAGGAGCTGCAGGGGCTTGGTTTCCTGACCTGTGGACTTCACATCCTTGAGATTGGAGAAAACAGCCTGATTGTTAGTCCTGAGCATGTATGCCAGCGCTTGGAGCAGGTGCTGCTTGGTACCATAGCCTTTGTGGACGTTTCCGGCTGCCAGCCTCACCCTTGTGTCTGCTCCCTGGACCAGCTTCAGGACTTGAAGGCCCTCGTGGCTGAGATCATCATACATTTGCAGGGGCTGCAGAGGGACTTATCTCTAGCAGTCTCCCATAGCAGGCTCCATTCCTCAGACTGGAATCTCTGTACTGTATTTGGGATCCTCCTGGGCTATCCTGTCCCCTATACCTTTCACCTGAACCAGGGAGATGACAACTGCTTAGCTCTGACTCCGCTACGAGTATTCACTGCCCGGATCTCATGGTTGCTAGGTCAACCCCCAATCCTGCTCTATTCCTTTAGTATCCCAGAGAGCTTGTTCCCAGGCCTGAGGTACATTCTAAACACCTGGGAGAAGGACCTCAGAACCCGATTTAGGACTCAGAATGACTTTGCTGATCTCAGCATCTCCTCTGAGATAGTCACACTGCCGGCTGTGGCCCTCTGA